The Humulus lupulus chromosome 7, drHumLupu1.1, whole genome shotgun sequence region TTAACATATTGTATTAGACTGAAGAGAATAATGtcgtgtatatataaatatatatatatatatagggggtTTCTTTGGTAGGGTTATCAAAAAGAGCCTTACTGTAAGGCTCTTTTGTGTTTCTCtatttttaaacagttttcagcgcgattttttttatgaccgtgtatattgtagttatttagagcatcctgcaaattttcagaaaattctgaataatttacaatgccgaaaCACAAAAAAGTCCTACGGTAGGGCTCTTTTGTGTTTCGGTATGCAATAatctgttttcggcactgtaaattattcggaattttctgaaaatttgcaggatgctctaaataactacaatatacatgatcataaaaaaaaattgcgccaaAAACTATTCACAGGTTGAAAAACACAAAAAAGCCCTACGGTAGGGCTCTTTCTGATAACCCTACCAAATaattaccatatatatatatatatatatttacaatacAATGCATGTGGTCATCACTCATGGAAAAGAAAAGTAGATTTGACTACTTACTTTTCTTTTGTTAATGGCAAGTTGCGGGAAGGTTCGTGGAAAAGAATAGAAAAGAAAAGTAGAATACTTTTTGAGTCAATAACGTGCACTAAATACTCTCTACTTTTCAAACCAAGAAACATCTCTTAAGCCAAGTATTAATCATGAATGAAGATGTGTCTGGTCCCCACCCAAATATTAATCATGTTGACCTCTCTTTGAAGCCAAGTATGGATGCAGATGATGATCAACATCAGCATCAGAAGAAGAAGTACGATGTTTTTATCAGTTTCAGAGGAGAAGATACCCGCAAAACTATTACTAGCACTACACCAAATATATGAATTAGTAACATTTTTAAATGCCACTATTAATAATAAATAGTGACATTTAATGTTTTAGTGACATTTGTGGCAAATGTAAGTTATTCTAGTGTCACTAAATTGATTTTTTAGTGGCATTTTAAAATGTCATTTAATCCTAATTAGTAACACTTTAAAATGTCactaaattatttattatttatttatttttatattcaaAGAATTTTTTTAGTGACATTTCAAAAATGTCAAAAATACTAGCAAGTTATATATcagtgaattttttttaaaatgctattgaaaaatatttttataatatagaaTTTGTTTCAATTAAAATTAGGCATGTCATTCAATGTTTTccatatattaaataataattgatttaaaataatttagTACAAATTTAACTTAATATTTCAATATACattctaataataaaaaaaagttgacacctaaatattataataatataaaaatataagtaACATAACAATTTTTTTACAACAAACTACAACAACAACAATGAAAATTATATTTAAACTATCCATACATCATTAACGAAAATGAAATATTTACATGAGTCTATTTTTCTAAGACAATAAAGTCACATCATTGAGTCATGGAGTTGTGTATCTGATTCTCGTGAAATCTGCATATTTTTTTTAGCAAAACAAATAACAAACATATAATTATTTGTACACATATATAATGATATTTAATGCAAGAGAATTGCTTTAAAATTGTATTCAACTTACCACAAATGTCGTCGGCCATGCAATAGGTGCTCCAACAACTTCACCAATTGTCTTAAAACATCCATATGCTCTAATTAATTGCTCGTTAGGTTGGATAGGAACTTGAACAATAACTTCTGAAAAGAAATCTCCGAGCTCTTTCCCTCCAACTTCTTTTGATGGATCCTTACTACTAACTAGGCCGATAGCAATTGTTTGAGGATCATTAGTGACACTCTTAAGATTAACCACTTCTCCGACCTGCACAATATAAATTATGACATAAAGATATATACACAAATGGATTCAATAGTAAAAGATATGTTTAAATAGTTAAGCAATATTGGGGTACTATTTACTTCAGCAACAGGAGTATCATATGATGAAGATGAAAACAATAGTCGACGTTGTGGTTCTTTGTTACGTGACGGACAAGCACTTTTGGCCTACATTTATAATagtatattaataaaataaattagtttattgttagtaatcTTAGAAATCATTTTATAAAAACTTAACCAGTTGTGAAGACGTGACATTGTCATTATGATTCGGAGCCTGCACATACACATATTCAATTTTAATTACTACAAATCattgaataataataatcaaatttaaagaaaaattaaaagtcTAACCTCAACTTGTACAATAGATATGTCATTGACATTGTTTTGTTTGTTCGAAAGAGTTTGAACTTGAGATGTTAACTCATTAATTTTAGATTTCAGGGCATCTACATACTCATTTTGATTTCGCCTCCAAGTGGATTTGTTTTCCCACACATCAGATGGACAAACACCAAATCCATACATGCGAACTGATCCATGTTTTTCTTTACCCATAACTTCAAAAAAAGTGTCATTCATACTCTTTTCTTTTGAAGCATCTTCATTCAATTCTTCTTTCTCTTGTAATCGTaactatcattaattaatataAGTTAAGAAGTAATAAAACAACATGCTCAGGATATATAACACAATAATTAAGAAGTATTCAATCATACCATTGCTTCTTTTGTGTTTTCATCAACAACACTCTTATCCTTCTTTGTGTAGCAAATTTTAAACATAGATGCACGTGTGGGTGTACTTCCACCATCCTCCTTCTACAAATGAACATATTCTTGTAATTAAAAATTAACCAAAGAAGGCATAATTATGAAATAACGTTCAAGTTATTtgttaaaaatatttttcaagttttaccTGCAATGCTCTAATTTGTGCAAAACTCTTTGTGCCAGTTGTATGGTTGTATTTTTTTTCTCCACGACTAGTCTTGTTTTTAGCACACTTACTCTAAAAGAACATCAACATATATACACTTAATAAATATGTTAATTAAAGGTTAAAACAAAAAGTACCTTTGAATTCGTGAAAAATGATATAAAACAATGAAGTTAATTaaaggttaaaaaaaaaagtacCTTTGAATCTTCTGTTGCCCAATATTTTATCAATTTCTCCCATTGACCATCATATACTCTTTTGTCCTTATATTTTTTTTGCTCCTCAAAATATAAGTGCTCCGAATAATAAGTAGTCTTAAGGTAAGATTTCCAATTTCTAAGTTGCTTGCCACAAGTCCTCATAGTCCAATTCTTCACAAGAGGAGGAATGTCAAATTTTTCCTAAAAGAATAAAAGTATTGACtattatcaattttaaataaactaACTAGAATTAATATTAgaaatgtatatattaaaattactTTAACTATTAATCTAAAAGgctaaattaaataaaaagaaaaagataataaTTTTACCTGTATGATTTTCCACATTCCATCTTTGTACTTATCAGGTACCTCATGCCAATTCTTGTAGTTAATTGGAGCATTTTTTCCATCTCGTACTAATGTCCCAATAAAGCTTGTAAGTTTGTTTGCATTTTCATCATGTGGCTGCCCAAAATCGTTACAtgtaatttgtatttttttaccaTCATGATTACCCCAAATATCACGCATTTGTGTAGGACCTCGAGTTTTCTTTTTACTAGTATTATTTGTCAACAAATCTACAAATGGTCCAGCACTACCTTCGTCTTGTGTAGCCAATCTACATTGCATATATGGATCCATACCTACAAACGTTTCCAAAAACAAAGTAGAATAGTTATATTTAATGTTAAAGTAACAACTAAAATCTCAAATATCGTAGAATTTACACACTGTTTTTTCTATTAATAACAATGAATGAGAACATGCTTTAAAAACATTTGAATCACAATGAATTAAGTGGTTGCTTTActtattattattcttttctaGTCATAATGCTTTACATTTCAGTTTTTCTCTTTGTTTTCTATCGTTATACTATATGAACCTGCAAACTTTGGTTAAGTGTACTATTTAAAGCCACAATTCAGCAAGATTATTTAAAACACAAATTTTCAAAACTAAACTTCAAAACATtatgaaaattcaaagaaaattaAACCTTAACACTTGAAATTTCATGTCAACGTTTAACATGTACAAGTGACAAGAGCAAAACTAATTAGTGAGCttgaaaattgaagaagaaatgaCTTCTTATTTTTAACAAGAAagataattaaagaataaattaaaaatcTGTTCCATTAGTTAATTGGCCTAAAACTTAAACATTTCCtagaattatttgaattattatatcAAAAAAAGTATATCAAAAAGTACTCGCCTTCGAAACTGAATGTTGCTTGCCCCAATCTTTCGAGACTGGACTTGATATCAAGCTCGGCACTTCAGCTATCGACATTCCTTATTAAATGAACTTGTCAATCTCTCCCTTGGAGGTGACTAATGTCTTCGAGCTTGAGGCTTATGCTCAAATGCTAGAGATTTGTCTTTAGGAGTTTACTATATTTTAAGAGTAATAATATATGCACCCAACATTACACACACTAATGTGTCATTGCTTTTTAAAATAATGGgtctcaattttaataaatgtgattagcTATGCTAAACTGACACATTACTGTATGTAATGTTTGTATACGTATATTtttagtgcacatatcattactcataatTTAAACATATAGTGAATATCGGTTTTATTTCGACTTCATGCTTTTACGATCCTACATTTCGATGGTATCTATttaatctcgaaatttgggtgtaacattacttgtaacttttttttttgcaGGGTTCAAAATAAAATCATAGCCTAATATTAAccatataaaattattttttttggtatttttagaCCAAACCACAAAGCTTGATTGGGGATGTTGAGCTAGATAATACTTAGTTGATTTAGTAATTAGTTATTTTGTTTTAGGAGATTATATTTGTACTCTAAAATTTGATTAAGACattctatttttattaaaaattaatatataatatatatttttttaatttatgcacacattttttttatattctaaaatatacatataaataatatatattttaaatatttaaatagtataaaaatataaaaacttcttaaaatatgagtttttttctataaaattatgaaaataagataaaataaaattattgaattttataaaaaaaaagaattaaagaatataaaaaaaatattaaaaatgatttaatttatttttaattaatgtggtgtttatatatattttcaaaagcAAATATAATGACCTTTCTTTACTTTATTATGTTAGGAGTAATAATATATGCACTCAAANNNNNNNNNNNNNNNNNNNNNNNNNNNNNNNNNNNNNNNNNNNNNNNNNNNNNNNNNNNNNNNNNNNNNNNNNNNNNNNNNNNNNNNNNNNNNNNNNNNNNNNNNNNNNNNNNNNNNNNNNNNNNNNNNNNNNNNNNNNNNNNNNNNNNNNNNNNNNNNNNNNNNNNNNNNNNNNNNNNNNNNNNNNNNNNNNNNNNNNNAAGTTGCAGAACTTTCTCAAGGTAAGCCTCCATCTTTACTCTAAACATTCCTTCTTTACTTGTTTTCTATTTACTTTCTTGAGAAATTTCTGGGAAATTTTGTTGTTTGGATACTTTTGGAGTAGGGACGGGGTTGTCGTTAGTATTGGCAAAATTTGGATTCTAAATTGGGTTTGGACTAAATAGTTTCATGTTTTACTCTTGTTATTCTACGAGGGATCTTCTTTTGAATTTGTAGTCTTTGATTCAAAACATGGATATGGCGACGAAGTGGTGTGATATGCCGGAATGGATGTTGGAGGAAATATTTTCATGGCTGCCTCCGGAGCATTTGATGCGTTTCAAATGCGTGAGTAAGTCTTGGTATAGTCTTATCATATTACTTGTGAAAAACCCAATTTTCGTGAAGAAGCACCTTGGCAATATTTACAGCAACAACAAGATGCCCTCTACTAGGAATTTAGTTTTCTGTTGCTATCGACCTGGTTACTGGCCTAATCCGGATTTGGAATTTTGGAGCCCTTATGAACTTTACTCATTGGTTACTATGTACAATGATGATAATGAGAGTAATGATGTTTTTATTTATGTCAGTGAGAGTTTTGATATGCCAATTCCTCGGACTGAATTGGATATGTCTTGTGTGTTGGGGTGTCACTGTAATGGGATCATTTGTCTTTGTGGTTCTCACAAAGCAATACTGTTATGCAACCTTGCAATGAAAGAATTCAGAACTCTTCCGAAACCGTATCCACCTCTTGGTGACTTTGTGTTTGTGGTGGTAGGAATAGGATTTTACTATGACTCCAGAGTAAATGATTACAAAGTCATTAGATTTGGGTGTGAGAGGTTGTTTCCTGGTAGTGTAGTGAATCCCAAACCCAGGGCTGACATATATAGTATGGCCACTGATTCTTGGAGAAGGGTTGAGACTCAGTTGGAATTTGATGGTCTTCCATATCCTGGGGAGCAAGTATTTTGCAAAGGAGTTTTCTACTGGTCTATGTGGACTAGTGCCTACTTTATCATTTCTTTTGATGTATTTGATGAGGGACTCTGCAGAATACCATTGCCAGATAGTCTTTTTGAGACACAAATTGAACAGCTTAAACTAGCTTTGTGGAATGAATCTGTTGTCTTGTTTTTCTATCCTGGAGAAAGAGGGTCTCCAATTTCGATTCAAGTATGGGAATTGGATGACTGCCATGGAGGTGTTAAGGGCTCTTGTTCTTGGATAAAGAAACTAATCATTGGACCGCTGGTGGACGTTGTGACTCCATGGACGTTCTGGAAGAGTGACGAGCTCCTCTTAGAAGCCACTGGTGGTGGGTTAGTCTCATACAATCTTAGCAGCCAAATGCTGAGAAATCTTACTATTCCAGAGGCAGGAAGAATAGTGCGTTGGGAATTTTCATATGTGAAGAGTTTGGTTTCAGTACATGGTGAGGAACAAGCCGGTTGAATTATTGATGCTCGGTTCGGATTCGTGTGAAGAGACAAAACTAGACTCAAACTGTAGTAAATCTAAAAACAATTTGCTAACTTTCTGCAGAATAGGTTATAGTTATAGGTTGTTTTCCCTTTCAACAATGTTATGTTTGTCTAAGGTTTGTTGTATTTACATCAGTTTGTAGAGGAGAGAGTGTTCATTGACAGGGTTTTGCCATCCTAGAA contains the following coding sequences:
- the LOC133789234 gene encoding F-box/kelch-repeat protein At3g23880-like, yielding MDMATKWCDMPEWMLEEIFSWLPPEHLMRFKCVSKSWYSLIILLVKNPIFVKKHLGNIYSNNKMPSTRNLVFCCYRPGYWPNPDLEFWSPYELYSLVTMYNDDNESNDVFIYVSESFDMPIPRTELDMSCVLGCHCNGIICLCGSHKAILLCNLAMKEFRTLPKPYPPLGDFVFVVVGIGFYYDSRVNDYKVIRFGCERLFPGSVVNPKPRADIYSMATDSWRRVETQLEFDGLPYPGEQVFCKGVFYWSMWTSAYFIISFDVFDEGLCRIPLPDSLFETQIEQLKLALWNESVVLFFYPGERGSPISIQVWELDDCHGGVKGSCSWIKKLIIGPLVDVVTPWTFWKSDELLLEATGGGLVSYNLSSQMLRNLTIPEAGRIVRWEFSYVKSLVSVHGEEQAG
- the LOC133792648 gene encoding uncharacterized protein LOC133792648, translated to MSIAEVPSLISSPVSKDWGKQHSVSKASMDPYMQCRLATQDEGSAGPFVDLLTNNTSKKKTRGPTQMRDIWGNHDGKKIQITCNDFGQPHDENANKLTSFIGTLVRDGKNAPINYKNWHEVPDKYKDGMWKIIQEKFDIPPLVKNWTMRTCGKQLRNWKSYLKTTYYSEHLYFEEQKKYKDKRVYDGQWEKLIKYWATEDSKSKCAKNKTSRGEKKYNHTTGTKSFAQIRALQKEDGGSTPTRASMFKICYTKKDKSVVDENTKEAMLRLQEKEELNEDASKEKSMNDTFFEVMGKEKHGSVRMYGFGVCPSDVWENKSTWRRNQNEYVDALKSKINELTSQVQTLSNKQNNVNDISIVQVEAPNHNDNVTSSQLAKSACPSRNKEPQRRLLFSSSSYDTPVAEVGEVVNLKSVTNDPQTIAIGLVSSKDPSKEVGGKELGDFFSEVIVQVPIQPNEQLIRAYGCFKTIGEVVGAPIAWPTTFVISRESDTQLHDSMM